Proteins encoded together in one Prunus dulcis chromosome 3, ALMONDv2, whole genome shotgun sequence window:
- the LOC117621714 gene encoding uncharacterized protein LOC117621714, which produces MCAEDVEKLVNNRLRDLKIGKNLEDTLRVEVDRANSSPFTSKIEQAAPPKRFSTPSFTCFKGYSDPESHLKHFKSLMILYKAEDALMCKVFAMTLSISSLKELTYFFTKEYTSYRTIKKKPDHLFNLCKKPDESLRDYIKRFKAEKTNNVGCDDQIASSAFKKCLPVEHDLYRELTITPSQTLEEVFATTESYAL; this is translated from the exons ATGTGTGCAGAAgacgttgagaagcttgtgaataACCGACTTCGAGACTTAAAGATTGGCAAAAATTTAGAAGATACACTACGCGTTGAGGTAGACCGAGCAAACTCCTCACCTTTCACCTCCAAAATCGAGCAGGCAGCTCCCCCGAAACGATTCTCAACGCCCTCTTTCACATGCTTCAAAGGCTATTCCGACCCCGAAAGTCATCTGAAGCATTTCAAGAGCCTTATGATCCTCTATAAAGCTGAAGACGCGCtaatgtgcaaggtgtttgcaatgacttt GTCGATCAGCAGCTTGAAGGAGCTTACTTACTTCTTCACTAAAGAATACACTTCTTATCGGACAATCAAGAAGAAACCTGACCATCTGTTCAACCTGTGCAAGAAGCCCGATGAATCCCttcgagattacatcaagaggttcaaagcaGAAAAGACCAACAACGTAGGATGCGATGACCAAATCGCATCCTCTGCATTCAAGAAATGTCTTCCAGTAGAACATGACTTATATCGCGAACTGACTATCACTCCCAGCCAGACTCTGGAAGAGGTCTTCGCGACCACAGAAAGCTATGCACTCTGA